Proteins from one Anthonomus grandis grandis chromosome 8, icAntGran1.3, whole genome shotgun sequence genomic window:
- the LOC126739355 gene encoding uncharacterized protein LOC126739355 isoform X3: MSRWIHLLIFGAAIGVAKSASFVKLVILAGLGLAGLWMVHTLAQDFSNITQNGFGSAGEDHGGGAKLFNDQEIKVFKRSIQNQKNEHRINWEMVIKRDPASCARSFICQLAATKEADLTDEEKIILNLTRTAATDETWASKQLNEALKNGKSITYPYQCMKMYKFCPYTKRMMMTLIRVFGNR, translated from the exons CATCTCCTGATCTTTGGTGCAGCCATAGGCGTAGCAAAATCCGCCAGTTTTGTTAAGTTAGTTATTTTAGCAGGACTGGGATTGGCTGGTTTATGGATGGTTCACACTCTTGCACAAGATTTCTCCAATATAACTCAAAATGGTTTCGGTAGCGCGGGCGAAGATCACGGCGGTGgagcaaaattatttaacg aTCAAGAAATCAAGGTATTTAAACGGTCCATCCAGAACCAGAAAAACGAGCACCGGATAAACTGGGAAATGGTTATCAAAAGGGATCCTGCAAGTTGTGCCAGAAGTTTCATTTGCCAGTTGGCTGCTACTAAGGAAGCGGATTTGACAGATGAGGAgaaaattatactaaatttgACGAG GACGGCAGCTACAGATGAAACTTGGGCAAGCAAACAGCTAAATGAGGCATTGAAAAACGGAAAATCGATCACGTATCCATATCAGTGCATGAAAATGTACAAATTCTGTCCATATACCAAACGAATGATGATGACCCTCATTCGGGTGTTCGGAAATAGATAA